A genomic segment from Salvia splendens isolate huo1 chromosome 13, SspV2, whole genome shotgun sequence encodes:
- the LOC121762389 gene encoding probable E3 ubiquitin-protein ligase RHC2A, which produces MSSTYWCYRCNRFVRVWTQGSVSCPDCSSGFVEEIEAPNRSSLSDSRRRRFPAAAMYMMRTPDSGPGSGSGSATGSSPRLRRSRRNGGDRSPFNPVIVLRGPNEGGGGAAAGAAGAGFELFYDDGAGSGLRPLPASMSEFLLGSGFDRLLDQLAQIETNGIGRIDSNPPASKAAIESMPTIDISDDHVDIESYCAVCKEAFEVGGEAREMPCKHLYHQDCIMPWLSLRNSCPVCRHELPTDNESVGAGAGQDVSEGNRANEVGNDDETVGLTIWRLPGGGFAVGRFSGGRGGGERELPVVYTEMDGAFNNNGAPRRISWGSRGSISRERSGLRRVLNRLFACFGRGGSSTSTASSDSRMSRRSGSGSLSSVFSSTSRQRRGWGFEVNDGSERRW; this is translated from the coding sequence ATGTCTTCAACCTACTGGTGCTACAGATGTAACCGCTTCGTGAGGGTTTGGACCCAGGGCTCCGTCAGCTGTCCCGATTGCAGCAGTGGATTCGTCGAAGAAATTGAGGCTCCGAACAGATCCTCGCTCTCCGActcccgccgccgccgcttccCCGCTGCGGCGATGTATATGATGCGGACGCCTGATTCGGGCCCCGGCTCGGGGTCCGGATCCGCCACGGGGTCTAGCCCGAGGCTGAGACGGAGCCGCAGGAATGGGGGCGATCGCTCGCCGTTTAATCCAGTTATTGTTCTTCGCGGGCCGAATGAGGGCGGCGGCGGAGCTGCCGCCGGAGCTGCCGGAGCAGGATTTGAATTGTTCTACGACGATGGTGCGGGATCGGGTCTACGACCGCTGCCAGCTAGTATGTCGGAGTTCTTGCTGGGTTCTGGTTTCGATAGGTTGCTGGATCAATTGGCTCAAATTGAGACTAATGGGATTGGGAGAATCGACAGCAATCCGCCAGCGTCGAAGGCTGCCATCGAGTCTATGCCAACGATTGATATCTCCGACGATCATGTGGATATTGAGTCGTATTGCGCGGTCTGCAAAGAGGCTTTTGAGGTTGGGGGTGAGGCTCGCGAGATGCCCTGCAAGCATTTGTATCATCAAGATTGTATTATGCCGTGGCTGTCGCTGAGAAATTCGTGCCCCGTGTGTAGACATGAGCTGCCGACTGACAATGAGAGTGTTGGTGCTGGTGCTGGTCAGGATGTCAGTGAAGGGAACCGAGCGAATGAGGTCGGGAATGATGATGAGACGGTTGGCTTGACGATATGGAGACTGCCCGGTGGCGGGTTTGCGGTGGGGAGGTTTTCGGGCGGGAGGGGAGGGGGAGAGAGGGAGTTGCCGGTGGTTTACACGGAGATGGACGGGGCCTTCAATAACAATGGGGCACCGAGGAGGATTTCGTGGGGTTCTAGAGGTAGTATTTCGAGGGAGAGGAGTGGATTGAGGAGAGTCTTGAATCGTTTGTTTGCGTGTTTTGGCAGAGGTGGATCTTCGACTTCTACTGCCAGCTCCGACTCTAGGATGAGTAGGAGGAGCGGCAGTGGCTCGCTGTCATCAGTATTTAGTTCTACGTCGAGGCAGCGTAGAGGATGGGGTTTTGAAGTTAATGATGGCAGTGAAAGGAGATGGTGA
- the LOC121760909 gene encoding E3 ubiquitin-protein ligase SDIR1-like, with protein MSFVFRGTRGDIETGFPGLIPERRAVRVHATRPVNTNSLAFLVTVLLLFMILNSHQMSPNFLLWLVLGVFLMATTLRMYATCQQLQAQAQAHAVAASGLLGHTELRLHMPPSIALATRGRLQGLRLQLALLDREFDDLDYETLRALDSDNVPTASMTDEEINALPVHKYKVSGPQGVNSSAQQGSSSASVEKKQDLPNPQTGIKDL; from the exons ATGAGTTTTGTTTTCAGAGGTACCAGAGGAGATATAGAAACTGGGTTTCCGGGACTTATTCCTGAACGGCGTGCAGTG CGTGTTCATGCTACTCGACCAGTCAATACCAACTCCTTAGCTTTTCTTGTCACAG TGCTTTTGCTGTTTATGATTCTGAACTCGCACCAAATGTCTCCCAATTTTCTG CTCTGGCTGGTGCTTGGGGTGTTTCTGATGGCAACCACTTTAAGGATGTATGCAACATGTCAGCAACTTCAAGCCCAGGCACAAGCACATGCTGTCGCAGCTAGCGGTCTTCTTGGCCACACGGAATTAAGACTCCATATGCCACCATCTATAGCTCTTGCTACCAGGGGAAGGTTGCAAGGTCTCAGACTCCAGCTAGCACTGCTCGACAGGGAATTTGACGACCTAG ATTATGAAACTTTGCGAGCACTGGATTCTGACAATGTCCCTACCGCTTCTatgactgatgaagagatcAATGCTCTTCCAGTCCACAAGTATAAGGTTTCCGGCCCACAGGG TGTGAACTCATCGGCGCAGCAGGGTTCTTCTTCAGCCTCAGTTGAG AAGAAGCAAGATCTTCCAAATCCACAAACTGGGATTAAAGACCTCTGA
- the LOC121761103 gene encoding aspartic proteinase PCS1-like — protein sequence MNLLTISTQIILAIIFFMHSTQSLASQSLILPLKAKLIPSNKLSFHHNISLTVSLTVGSPPQAATMVLDTGSELSWLRCQKTPAAAAPSFSPSLSSSYRPTPCSSSTCTTRTRDFPIPASCDAKHLCHVAVSYADASSVEGNLAAEVFYLDQSNSFDNITFGCMDSGSSSNPEDLKTTGLVGLNRGGLSFITQAGFRKFSYCISGKDSSGVLLFGDADFPWLSPLNYTPLVEMPAATRLPYFDRAAYTVRLEGVRVGNRLLPVQKTIYEPDHTGAGQTMVDSGTQFTFLLGPVYDALKAEFLRQTKGILRPLDEPEFVFQGAMDACFRVELSRRAAPAMLPAVALMFRGVEMSVRGEKLLYRVAGMTRGNDGVYCLTFGNSDLLGVEAYIVGHHHQQNMWMEFDLSKSRVGLADFSCDLAAQKLGL from the coding sequence atGAATCTCCtcacaatatcaacacaaataaTACTAGCAATCATCTTCTTCATGCATTCAACCCAATCCCTCGCCTCCCAATCCCTCATCCTCCCCCTCAAAGCCAAGCTAATCCCCTCAAACAAGCTCTCCTTCCACCACAACATCTCCCTCACCGTCTCCCTCACCGTTGGCTCGCCGCCTCAGGCAGCGACCATGGTCCTCGACACTGGCAGCGAGCTGTCCTGGCTCCGCTGCCAGAAGacccccgccgccgccgccccctcCTTCTCCCCCTCCCTCTCCTCCTCCTACCGCCCCACCCCTTGCTCCTCCTCCACCTGCACCACCCGCACCCGCGACTTCCCCATCCCGGCCTCCTGCGACGCCAAACACCTCTGCCACGTGGCCGTCTCCTATGCCGACGCCTCGTCCGTCGAAGGCAACTTAGCCGCCGAGGTTTTCTACCTGGACCAATCAaattcatttgataacatcacattcgGATGCATGGACTCCGGTTCATCTTCCAACCCGGAGGACTTAAAAACCACCGGTCTGGTCGGATTGAACCGGGGCGGGTTATCCTTCATAACCCAGGCCGGTTTTCGCAAATTCTCCTATTGCATATCCGGTAAAGACTCCAGCGGCGTGCTGCTCTTCGGCGACGCGGATTTCCCCTGGCTGTCGCCGCTGAACTACACGCCGCTGGTGGAAATGCCGGCGGCGACGCGGCTCCCGTACTTCGACCGGGCCGCGTACACGGTCCGGTTAGAAGGGGTCCGGGTCGGGAACCGGTTACTCCCGGTTCAAAAGACCATATACGAACCGGACCACACGGGAGCCGGTCAGACCATGGTCGACTCGGGCACCCAATTCACATTCTTACTCGGGCCGGTTTACGACGCTTTAAAAGCCGAATTCCTACGACAGACGAAGGGGATTCTCCGACCACTGGACGAGCCGGAATTCGTGTTTCAGGGGGCGATGGACGCTTGCTTCAGGGTGGAGCTGAGCAGGAGGGCGGCGCCGGCGATGCTGCCGGCGGTGGCGCTGATGTTTAGAGGGGTGGAGATGAGCGTGAGAGGGGAGAAGCTGCTTTACCGGGTCGCGGGTATGACCCGGGGAAATGATGGGGTTTATTGCTTGACATTTGGGAATTCGGATCTTTTGGGAGTGGAGGCCTACATTGTAGGGCACCATCACCAGCAAAATATGTGGATGGAATTCGATTTGTCCAAGTCCCGGGTCGGGCTCGCGGACTTTAGCTGCGATTTGGCCGCGCAAAAGTTGGGGTTGTAA
- the LOC121761625 gene encoding LOW QUALITY PROTEIN: probable E3 ubiquitin-protein ligase RHC2A (The sequence of the model RefSeq protein was modified relative to this genomic sequence to represent the inferred CDS: deleted 2 bases in 1 codon): protein MSSTYWCYRCNRFVRVWTQGSVSCPDCSSGFVEEIEAPNRSSLSDSRRRRFPAAAMYMMRTPDSGPGSGSGSATGSSPRLRRSRRNGGDRSPFNPVIVLRGPNEGGGGAAAGAAGAGFELFYDDGAGSGLRPLPASMSEFLLGSGFDRLLDQLAQIETNGIGRIDSNPPASKAAIESMPTIDISDDHVDIESYCAVCKEAFEVGGEAREMPCKHLYHQDCIMPWLSLRNSCPVCRHELPTDNESVGAGAGQDVSEGNRANEVGNDDETVGLTIWRLPGGGFAVGRFSGGRGGERELPVVYTEMDGAFNNNGAPRRISWGSRGSISRERSGLRRVLNRLFACFGRGGSSTSTASSDSRMSRRSGSGSLSSVFSSTSRQRRGWGFEVNDGSERRW, encoded by the exons ATGTCTTCAACCTACTGGTGCTACAGATGTAACCGCTTCGTGAGGGTTTGGACCCAGGGCTCCGTCAGCTGTCCCGATTGCAGCAGTGGATTCGTCGAAGAAATTGAGGCTCCGAACAGATCCTCGCTCTCCGActcccgccgccgccgcttccCCGCTGCGGCGATGTATATGATGCGGACGCCTGATTCGGGCCCCGGCTCGGGGTCCGGATCCGCCACGGGGTCTAGCCCGAGGCTGAGACGGAGCCGCAGGAATGGGGGCGATCGCTCGCCGTTTAATCCAGTTATTGTTCTTCGCGGGCCGAATGAGGGCGGCGGCGGAGCTGCCGCCGGAGCTGCCGGAGCAGGATTTGAATTGTTCTACGACGATGGTGCGGGATCGGGTCTACGACCGCTGCCAGCTAGTATGTCGGAGTTCTTGCTGGGTTCTGGTTTCGATAGGTTGCTGGATCAATTGGCTCAAATTGAGACTAATGGGATTGGGAGAATCGACAGCAATCCGCCAGCGTCGAAGGCTGCCATCGAGTCTATGCCAACGATTGATATCTCCGACGATCATGTGGATATTGAGTCGTATTGCGCGGTCTGCAAAGAGGCTTTTGAGGTTGGGGGTGAGGCTCGCGAGATGCCCTGCAAGCATTTGTATCATCAAGATTGTATTATGCCGTGGCTGTCGCTGAGAAATTCGTGCCCCGTGTGTAGACATGAGCTGCCGACTGACAATGAGAGTGTTGGTGCTGGTGCTGGTCAGGATGTCAGTGAAGGGAACCGAGCGAATGAGGTCGGGAATGATGATGAGACGGTTGGCTTGACGATATGGAGACTGCCCGGTGGCGGGTTTGCGGTGGGGAGGTTTTCGGGCGGGAGGGGA GGAGAGAGGGAGTTGCCGGTGGTTTACACGGAGATGGACGGGGCCTTCAATAACAATGGGGCACCGAGGAGGATTTCGTGGGGTTCTAGAGGTAGTATTTCGAGGGAGAGGAGTGGATTGAGGAGAGTCTTGAATCGTTTGTTTGCGTGTTTTGGCAGAGGTGGATCTTCGACTTCTACTGCCAGCTCCGACTCTAGGATGAGTAGGAGGAGCGGCAGTGGCTCGCTGTCATCAGTATTTAGTTCTACGTCGAGGCAGCGTAGAGGATGGGGTTTTGAAGTTAATGATGGCAGTGAAAGGAGATGGTGA